Proteins from a single region of Streptomyces vinaceus:
- a CDS encoding Rv3235 family protein, whose amino-acid sequence MTRTRNTTRPPGRHDQRRPHGPRTPRGPHDWFAERLLAVVSGQRPVHSLLGHTVGQAYDQLVTLAPAGPLRDRLRPVLHRCGRFHPGPGVIEAFARITTGDRVSAMAFRLEQGPDLRWRCAAIEMSPLP is encoded by the coding sequence ATGACCAGGACCAGGAACACCACCCGGCCCCCCGGCCGCCACGACCAGCGCCGCCCCCACGGCCCCCGCACCCCGCGCGGCCCGCACGACTGGTTCGCCGAGCGACTGCTGGCGGTGGTCAGCGGCCAGCGGCCGGTCCACTCGCTGCTGGGCCACACCGTCGGCCAGGCCTACGACCAGCTGGTCACCCTGGCCCCCGCCGGCCCGCTGCGCGACCGGCTGCGCCCGGTCCTGCACCGGTGCGGCCGCTTCCACCCCGGCCCGGGGGTCATCGAGGCCTTCGCCCGCATCACGACCGGCGACCGCGTCTCGGCGATGGCCTTCCGCCTCGAACAGGGCCCCGACCTCCGCTGGCGCTGCGCGGCCATCGAGATGAGCCCCCTCCCGTGA
- a CDS encoding DUF6912 family protein, translating into MRVYVPLTLPGLAEAHKAGELGPAPLRAYAVTPGLREWYVSDDIEELEYAALGRASAASLRLLAEDEGAPRKRVVVAVDVDDKAAAATPGVDEATLGQVTLAAAVRLSVAAAVHVDADDALGDVTAAAAALEAADGGDDDARFTVDGAEDHELLWFGVQEIPGLLK; encoded by the coding sequence ATGCGCGTGTACGTCCCCCTGACCCTCCCCGGTCTCGCCGAGGCGCACAAGGCGGGTGAGCTGGGCCCCGCCCCGCTGCGGGCGTACGCCGTCACCCCCGGCCTGCGCGAGTGGTACGTGTCGGACGACATCGAGGAGCTGGAGTACGCGGCCCTCGGGCGGGCCTCCGCCGCGTCCCTGCGCCTGCTCGCCGAGGACGAGGGCGCCCCGCGCAAGCGCGTCGTCGTCGCCGTGGACGTGGACGACAAGGCCGCCGCCGCGACCCCCGGCGTCGACGAGGCCACGCTCGGCCAGGTGACCCTGGCCGCGGCCGTACGGCTCTCGGTGGCCGCCGCCGTGCACGTGGACGCCGATGACGCCCTGGGCGACGTGACGGCCGCCGCCGCTGCCCTGGAGGCCGCGGACGGCGGGGACGACGACGCGCGGTTCACCGTGGACGGCGCCGAGGACCACGAGCTGCTGTGGTTCGGCGTGCAGGAGATCCCGGGGCTGCTGAAGTGA
- a CDS encoding HAD family hydrolase, giving the protein MSIPVTSGVPSAPSVHIVWDWNGTLLHDIDAVIAATNASFAEFGFAPITLERYRELYVVPVPKFYERLMGRLPTEAEWEVMDATFHRYYWAAADSAGLTEGARELLRDWQADGRTQSLLSLAPHDRLVPLVQAHGIERHFLRVDGRIGPSHTSKAGHLVRHMAALEQTGVTAARTVLVGDAVDDALAARHIGAKAILYTGGSHSRRSLESAGVEVVDTLAEAVSAARRLAE; this is encoded by the coding sequence GTGAGCATTCCCGTCACCTCCGGGGTCCCCTCAGCCCCTTCCGTCCACATAGTCTGGGACTGGAACGGCACCCTCCTGCACGACATCGACGCCGTCATCGCCGCCACCAACGCCTCCTTCGCCGAGTTCGGCTTCGCGCCGATCACGCTGGAGCGCTACCGCGAGCTGTACGTCGTACCGGTGCCGAAGTTCTACGAGCGGCTGATGGGCAGGCTGCCCACCGAGGCCGAGTGGGAGGTCATGGACGCGACGTTCCACCGCTACTACTGGGCCGCGGCCGACAGCGCCGGGCTCACCGAGGGAGCCCGCGAGCTCCTGCGGGACTGGCAGGCGGACGGGCGCACGCAGTCCCTGCTGTCCCTCGCCCCCCACGACAGGCTCGTACCCCTCGTGCAGGCCCATGGCATCGAGCGCCACTTCCTGCGCGTCGACGGTCGGATCGGCCCCTCGCACACCAGCAAGGCCGGGCATCTCGTACGCCACATGGCGGCCCTGGAGCAGACGGGGGTGACCGCCGCCCGTACGGTTCTGGTGGGCGATGCCGTCGACGACGCCCTGGCGGCCAGGCACATCGGTGCGAAGGCGATCCTCTACACGGGCGGTTCGCACAGCCGGCGCAGTCTGGAATCGGCAGGGGTCGAGGTCGTCGACACCCTGGCAGAGGCCGTATCCGCTGCTCGCCGACTGGCCGAATAA
- a CDS encoding NAD-glutamate dehydrogenase has translation MQTKLDEAKAELLARAARVAEHSPAGGLLPTGSEQGERPDQDTTLAYLQRYYLHTAPEDLLDRDPVDVFGAALSHYRLAETRPQGTANVRVHTPTVEENGWTSSHSVVEVVTDDMPFLVDSVTNELSRQNRGIHVVIHPQVVVRRDVTGKLIEILGPDCDAHGPKTARPHDSLVESWIHVETDRETDRADLKQITDDLRRVLSDVRESVEDWEKMRDAALRIADDLPDEPTAPDLREYELEEARELLRWLADDHFTFLGYREYNLVDGDALSAVPGTGLGILRSDPHHSGQEDDHPVSPSFNRLPADARAKAREHRLLVLTKANSRATVHRPSYLDYVGVKKFDAEGNVVGERRFLGLFSSAAYTESVRRVPVIRRKVAEVLDGAGFSPNSHDGRDLLQILETYPRDELFQTPVDKLREIATSVLYLQERRRLRLYLRQDEYGRYYSALVYLPRDRYTTGVRLRLISILQEELDGSSVDFTAWNTESILARIHFVIRVPQGKELPVLTDADVERIEARLVEAARSWADGFADALVAEVGEERAAELLRKYGTSFPEGYKADHKPRAAVADLCHLERLSASDREFALSLYEPVGAGPGERRFKIYRTGEQVSLSAVLPVLQRLGVEVTDERPYELRCSDRTNAWIYDFGLRMPLPSGNGDAYLGDDARERFQDAFAAVWQGDAENDNFNTLVLSAGLTWRQAVVLRAYAKYLRQAGVNFSQDYMEDTLRNNVHTTRLLVSLFEARMSPGRQSAGTELIDAMLEELAGALDQVASLDEDRILRSFLTLINATLRTNFFQLNDAGEQHSYVSMKFDPQAIPELPAPRPAYEIWVYSPRVEGVHLRFGKVARGGLRWSDRREDFRTEILGLVKAQMVKNTVIVPVGAKGGFVAKNLPDPSVDRDAWLAEGIASYKIFISALLDITDNMVGGEVVPPTGVVRHDEDDTYLVVAADKGTATFSDIANGVAEAYGFWLGDAFASGGSAGYDHKGMGITARGAWESVKRHFRELGHDTQTEDFTVVGVGDMSGDVFGNGMLLSEHIRLVAAFDHRHIFIDPTPDAATSYAERRRLFELPRSSWADYNAELLSAGGGVHPRSAKAIPVNAQMRAALGIEPGVTKMTPAELMQTILQAPVDLLWNGGIGTYVKASSETHTDVGDKANDAIRVNGGDVRAKVIGEGGNLGLTQLGRIEFARIGAGGEGGKVNTDAIDNSAGVDTSDHEVNIKILLNAVVADGDMTVKQRNKLLAEMTDEVGHLVLRNNYAQNTALANGTAQAPSLLHAQQRFMRRLEAAGRLDRGIEFLPTDRQIRELLSAGKGLTQPELAVLFAYTKITVADELIATELPDDPYLRRLLHAYFPGALRAKFPEQIDAHALRREIITTLLVNDTVNTGGSTFLHRLREESGASTEEIVRAQLAAREIFGLAGVWDEVEALDNKVAADVQTRVRLHSRRLVERGTRWLLNNRPQPLQITETIELFSDRVAEVWAELPKLVRGADLEWYQSIMDELIGEGVPEELAAKVAGFSSAFPTLDIVAIADRTGVNPLDVAEVYYDLADRLQITQLMDRIIELPRADRWQSMARASIREDLFAAHAALTADVLAVGNGDSTPEDRFKAWEDKNAAIISRARTTLDEIRGSDDFDLANLSVAMRTMRSLLRAHA, from the coding sequence ATGCAGACCAAGCTGGACGAAGCAAAGGCCGAGCTGCTCGCGCGGGCGGCCCGGGTAGCTGAGCACAGCCCGGCCGGGGGGCTACTTCCGACTGGGTCCGAGCAGGGGGAGCGTCCCGATCAGGACACCACTCTCGCCTACCTCCAGCGCTACTACCTGCACACCGCCCCAGAGGACCTCCTGGACCGGGACCCGGTCGACGTGTTCGGTGCGGCCCTCTCCCACTACCGTCTCGCCGAGACCCGGCCGCAGGGCACCGCGAACGTGCGCGTGCACACCCCGACGGTCGAGGAGAACGGGTGGACCTCCAGCCACTCCGTCGTCGAGGTCGTCACCGACGACATGCCCTTCCTCGTGGACTCCGTCACCAACGAGCTGTCCCGCCAGAACCGCGGCATCCACGTCGTGATCCACCCCCAGGTCGTCGTCCGCCGTGACGTCACCGGCAAGCTGATCGAGATCCTCGGCCCCGACTGCGACGCGCACGGCCCCAAGACCGCGCGCCCCCACGACTCCCTCGTCGAGTCCTGGATCCACGTCGAGACCGACCGCGAGACCGACCGCGCCGACCTCAAGCAGATCACCGACGACCTGCGCCGCGTCCTGTCCGACGTCCGCGAGTCCGTCGAGGACTGGGAGAAGATGCGCGACGCCGCGCTGCGCATCGCCGACGACCTCCCGGACGAGCCGACCGCCCCCGACCTGCGCGAGTACGAGCTCGAAGAGGCCCGCGAGCTGCTGCGCTGGCTCGCCGACGACCACTTCACCTTCCTCGGCTACCGCGAGTACAACCTCGTCGACGGCGACGCCCTGTCCGCCGTGCCCGGCACCGGCCTCGGCATCCTGCGCTCCGACCCGCACCACAGCGGCCAGGAGGACGACCACCCCGTCTCGCCGTCCTTCAACCGGCTGCCGGCCGACGCCCGCGCCAAGGCCCGCGAGCACCGCCTGCTGGTGCTGACCAAGGCCAACAGCCGCGCCACCGTGCACCGCCCGTCCTACCTCGACTACGTCGGCGTCAAGAAGTTCGACGCCGAGGGCAACGTCGTCGGCGAGCGCCGCTTCCTCGGCCTGTTCTCCTCGGCCGCGTACACCGAGTCGGTGCGCCGCGTCCCGGTCATCCGCCGCAAGGTCGCCGAGGTCCTCGACGGCGCCGGCTTCTCGCCGAACAGCCACGACGGCCGCGACCTGCTCCAGATCCTGGAGACCTACCCGCGCGACGAGCTGTTCCAGACCCCGGTCGACAAGCTCCGCGAGATCGCCACCTCCGTCCTGTACCTCCAGGAGCGCCGCCGGCTGCGGCTGTACCTGCGCCAGGACGAGTACGGCCGCTACTACTCGGCGCTCGTCTACCTGCCGCGCGACCGCTACACCACCGGCGTGCGGCTGCGCCTGATCTCGATCCTCCAGGAGGAGCTCGACGGCAGCAGCGTCGACTTCACCGCCTGGAACACCGAGTCGATCCTGGCCCGCATCCACTTCGTCATCCGCGTTCCGCAGGGCAAGGAGCTGCCCGTCCTGACGGACGCCGACGTCGAGCGCATCGAGGCCCGCCTCGTCGAGGCCGCCCGCTCCTGGGCCGACGGCTTCGCCGACGCCCTGGTCGCCGAGGTGGGCGAGGAGCGCGCCGCCGAGCTGCTGCGCAAGTACGGCACCTCCTTCCCCGAGGGCTACAAGGCCGACCACAAGCCGCGCGCGGCCGTGGCCGACCTCTGCCACCTGGAGCGGCTCTCCGCCAGCGACCGGGAGTTCGCCCTCTCGCTGTACGAGCCGGTCGGCGCGGGCCCCGGCGAGCGCCGGTTCAAGATCTACCGCACCGGTGAGCAGGTCTCGCTGTCCGCGGTCCTGCCCGTGCTCCAGCGCCTGGGCGTCGAGGTCACCGACGAGCGCCCGTACGAGCTGCGCTGCAGCGACCGCACCAACGCGTGGATCTACGACTTCGGCCTGCGGATGCCGCTGCCCTCCGGCAACGGCGACGCCTACCTCGGCGACGACGCCCGCGAGCGCTTCCAGGACGCCTTCGCCGCGGTCTGGCAGGGCGACGCCGAGAACGACAACTTCAACACCCTGGTGCTGTCCGCGGGGCTCACCTGGCGCCAGGCCGTGGTGCTGCGCGCGTATGCCAAGTACCTGCGCCAGGCCGGCGTGAACTTCAGCCAGGACTACATGGAGGACACCCTCCGCAACAACGTCCACACCACCCGGCTGCTGGTCTCGCTCTTCGAGGCCCGGATGTCGCCCGGCCGCCAGTCCGCCGGCACCGAGCTCATCGACGCCATGCTGGAGGAGCTGGCCGGGGCCCTGGACCAGGTCGCCTCGCTCGACGAGGACCGGATCCTGCGGTCCTTCCTCACCCTGATCAACGCCACCCTGCGCACGAACTTCTTCCAGCTCAACGACGCGGGCGAGCAGCACTCCTACGTGTCGATGAAGTTCGACCCGCAGGCCATCCCGGAGCTCCCGGCGCCGCGTCCGGCGTACGAGATCTGGGTGTACTCCCCGCGCGTCGAGGGCGTCCACCTGCGCTTCGGCAAGGTCGCCCGAGGCGGTCTGCGCTGGTCCGACCGGCGCGAGGACTTCCGTACGGAGATCCTCGGCCTGGTCAAGGCGCAGATGGTCAAGAACACCGTCATCGTCCCGGTCGGCGCCAAGGGCGGCTTCGTCGCCAAGAACCTGCCGGACCCGTCGGTGGACCGCGACGCCTGGCTCGCCGAGGGCATCGCCTCGTACAAGATCTTCATCTCGGCGCTGCTCGACATCACCGACAACATGGTCGGCGGCGAGGTCGTGCCGCCCACCGGCGTGGTCCGCCACGACGAGGACGACACCTACCTCGTCGTCGCCGCCGACAAGGGCACCGCGACCTTCTCCGACATCGCCAACGGCGTCGCCGAGGCGTACGGCTTCTGGCTGGGCGACGCGTTCGCCTCGGGCGGCTCCGCCGGCTACGACCACAAGGGCATGGGCATCACCGCCCGCGGCGCCTGGGAGTCCGTCAAGCGGCACTTCCGCGAGCTGGGCCACGACACCCAGACCGAGGACTTCACGGTCGTCGGCGTCGGCGACATGTCCGGTGACGTGTTCGGCAACGGCATGCTGCTCTCCGAGCACATCCGCCTGGTCGCCGCCTTCGACCACCGGCACATCTTCATCGACCCGACCCCGGACGCGGCGACCTCGTACGCCGAGCGCCGGCGCCTGTTCGAGCTGCCGCGCTCCTCGTGGGCCGACTACAACGCCGAGCTGCTCTCCGCGGGCGGCGGCGTGCACCCGCGCAGCGCCAAGGCCATCCCGGTCAACGCGCAGATGCGCGCGGCCCTCGGCATCGAGCCGGGCGTCACCAAGATGACCCCCGCCGAGCTGATGCAGACCATCCTCCAGGCCCCCGTGGACCTGCTGTGGAACGGCGGCATCGGTACGTACGTCAAGGCGAGCTCCGAGACGCACACCGACGTCGGCGACAAGGCCAACGACGCCATCCGCGTCAACGGCGGGGACGTCCGGGCCAAGGTCATCGGCGAGGGCGGCAACCTGGGCCTGACCCAGCTCGGCCGTATCGAGTTCGCCCGGATCGGCGCCGGCGGCGAGGGCGGCAAGGTCAACACCGACGCCATCGACAACAGCGCGGGCGTGGACACCTCCGACCACGAGGTGAACATCAAGATCCTGCTGAACGCGGTCGTCGCGGACGGGGACATGACCGTCAAGCAGCGCAACAAGCTGCTGGCGGAGATGACCGACGAGGTCGGCCACCTGGTGCTGCGCAACAACTACGCGCAGAACACGGCCCTGGCCAACGGCACCGCGCAGGCCCCCAGCCTGCTCCACGCGCAGCAGCGCTTCATGCGCCGCCTGGAGGCGGCCGGCCGGCTGGACCGGGGCATCGAGTTCCTGCCCACGGACCGGCAGATCCGCGAGCTGCTGAGCGCCGGCAAGGGGCTGACCCAGCCGGAGCTGGCCGTCCTGTTCGCCTACACCAAGATCACGGTGGCGGACGAGCTCATCGCCACCGAGCTGCCGGACGACCCGTACCTGCGCCGCCTGCTGCACGCGTACTTCCCGGGCGCCCTGCGCGCGAAGTTCCCGGAGCAGATCGACGCGCACGCGCTGCGCCGCGAGATCATCACGACGCTGCTGGTCAACGACACCGTCAACACCGGTGGTTCGACCTTCCTGCACCGTCTGCGCGAGGAGTCCGGAGCCTCCACGGAGGAGATCGTGCGGGCGCAGCTCGCGGCCCGCGAGATCTTCGGCCTGGCCGGGGTGTGGGACGAGGTCGAGGCGCTCGACAACAAGGTCGCGGCCGACGTCCAGACCCGGGTGCGGCTGCACTCGCGCCGCCTGGTCGAGCGCGGCACCCGCTGGCTGCTGAACAACCGGCCGCAGCCGCTCCAGATCACCGAGACGATCGAGCTGTTCTCCGACCGGGTCGCCGAGGTCTGGGCCGAGCTGCCCAAGCTGGTGCGCGGCGCGGACCTGGAGTGGTACCAGTCGATCATGGACGAGCTGATCGGCGAGGGCGTCCCGGAGGAGCTGGCGGCCAAGGTCGCAGGGTTCTCCTCGGCCTTCCCGACGCTCGACATCGTCGCGATCGCGGACCGGACCGGCGTCAACCCGCTGGACGTGGCCGAGGTGTACTACGACCTCGCCGACCGCCTGCAGATCACCCAGCTGATGGACCGGATCATCGAGCTGCCGCGGGCCGACCGCTGGCAGTCGATGGCCCGCGCCTCCATCCGCGAGGACCTGTTCGCGGCGCACGCGGCGCTGACCGCCGACGTGCTGGCGGTGGGCAACGGCGACTCGACTCCCGAGGACCGCTTCAAGGCGTGGGAGGACAAGAACGCGGCGATCATCAGCCGGGCGCGGACGACCCTGGACGAGATCCGGGGTTCGGACGACTTCGACCTGGCGAACCTGTCGGTCGCGATGCGGACGATGCGTTCGCTGCTGAGGGCGCACGCGTAG
- a CDS encoding ABC transporter ATP-binding protein, with protein sequence MADDVHVVYKVNGAGARKGGATAALSRIFSRKAAPGMREVHAVKGVTFVAYKGEAIGLIGSNGSGKSTLLAAIAGLQPVARGRIYSHGQPSLLGVNAALMNDLTGERNVVLGGLAMGMSKQQVRERYQGIVDFSGINEKGDFISLPMRTYSSGMGARLRFSIAAAKDHDVLMIDEALATGDANFQRRSQARIEELREQAGTVFLVSHSIGTVRETCDRAIWLESGVLRMDGPAAEVCDAYERFTSGR encoded by the coding sequence ATCGCCGACGACGTCCACGTCGTCTACAAGGTGAACGGCGCCGGCGCGCGCAAGGGCGGCGCCACCGCCGCCCTCAGCCGGATCTTCTCCCGCAAGGCCGCCCCCGGCATGCGCGAGGTCCACGCCGTCAAGGGCGTCACCTTCGTCGCGTACAAGGGCGAGGCCATCGGCCTGATCGGCTCCAACGGCTCCGGCAAGTCCACCCTGCTCGCCGCGATCGCCGGCCTCCAGCCCGTGGCCCGGGGCAGGATCTACTCCCACGGCCAGCCCTCGCTCCTCGGCGTGAACGCGGCCCTGATGAACGACCTGACCGGCGAGCGCAACGTGGTCCTCGGCGGCCTCGCGATGGGCATGTCCAAGCAGCAGGTCCGCGAGCGCTACCAGGGCATCGTCGACTTCTCCGGCATCAACGAGAAGGGCGACTTCATCTCCCTTCCCATGCGCACGTACTCCTCCGGCATGGGCGCCCGGCTGCGCTTCTCCATCGCCGCCGCCAAGGACCACGACGTACTCATGATCGACGAGGCCCTGGCCACCGGCGACGCCAACTTCCAGCGCCGCAGCCAGGCCCGCATCGAGGAGCTGCGCGAGCAGGCCGGCACCGTCTTCCTGGTCAGCCACAGCATCGGCACGGTCCGCGAGACCTGCGACCGGGCGATCTGGCTGGAGTCCGGCGTGCTGCGCATGGACGGCCCCGCCGCCGAGGTCTGCGACGCGTACGAGCGGTTCACCTCGGGCCGCTGA
- a CDS encoding ABC transporter permease — MTATTHLAQPATKTTAPATLADLAAAHGLTLSGARPPLTSYVRQLWGRRHFVTAYATARMHATYSTARLGQVWHLVTPLLNAAVYYFIFGVIMNASHGVADYVPFLITGVFVWDFIGSSINASTRSVHSNLGLVRALHFPRASLPLSTVVQLFQQLLVTMGALVLLLLAFGQTPSLKWLMAAPTLALMAVFCAGVAMVMARIGSKSPDISQLMPFILRTWMYSSGVMWSIDSMLSKDHLAHWVTVVLKTNPAAVYIDLMRYSLIDSFPAHALPHHVWAIALGWALLTGVGGFIYFWKAEEDYGRG; from the coding sequence GTGACAGCGACCACCCACCTCGCCCAGCCGGCGACGAAGACGACGGCACCGGCCACGCTCGCCGACCTGGCGGCGGCCCACGGCCTGACCCTCAGCGGCGCCCGCCCCCCGCTCACGAGCTACGTGCGCCAGCTCTGGGGCCGGCGTCACTTCGTGACCGCGTACGCCACCGCCCGGATGCACGCCACGTACAGCACCGCCAGACTGGGCCAGGTCTGGCACCTGGTGACCCCGCTGCTCAACGCGGCCGTCTACTACTTCATCTTCGGCGTCATCATGAACGCCAGCCACGGCGTGGCGGACTACGTCCCGTTCCTGATCACCGGCGTCTTCGTCTGGGACTTCATCGGCAGCTCCATCAACGCCTCCACCCGCTCGGTCCACAGCAACCTCGGCCTGGTCCGCGCCCTGCACTTCCCCCGCGCCAGCCTGCCCCTGTCCACGGTCGTCCAGCTCTTCCAGCAGCTGCTCGTCACCATGGGCGCGCTGGTCCTCCTGCTGCTCGCGTTCGGCCAGACCCCGTCCCTGAAGTGGCTGATGGCCGCGCCCACCCTGGCCCTGATGGCCGTCTTCTGCGCCGGCGTCGCCATGGTCATGGCCCGCATCGGCAGCAAGAGCCCGGACATCAGCCAGCTGATGCCGTTCATCCTGCGCACCTGGATGTACTCGTCCGGGGTCATGTGGTCCATCGACTCGATGCTCAGCAAGGACCACCTCGCGCACTGGGTCACCGTCGTCCTCAAGACCAACCCGGCGGCCGTCTACATCGACCTGATGCGCTACTCGCTGATCGACAGCTTCCCCGCGCACGCGCTCCCGCACCACGTGTGGGCGATCGCCCTCGGCTGGGCCCTGCTCACGGGCGTCGGCGGCTTCATCTACTTCTGGAAGGCTGAGGAGGACTACGGCCGTGGCTGA
- a CDS encoding TetR/AcrR family transcriptional regulator — MDSTDPATTPATGPAPAAARRAPAGAAVLREDVTEAIRAAVLEELAAVGFSRMSIEGIARRAGVGKTAVYRRWKSKLHLVLDLVGAFAVDGLPVPATGSLYGDVRALLEVMSHVLRHPVASAVIPDLLVEAARNPEIADAVRGALLEGERRMAEGIVSEAVARGELAEGTDPGRALDLAIGPLYWRQVVVRDAVPAGYLDDLARSVVAGLTAAAG, encoded by the coding sequence ATGGATTCCACGGACCCCGCCACCACCCCTGCCACCGGCCCCGCTCCCGCCGCCGCCCGCCGGGCCCCCGCCGGGGCCGCCGTCCTGCGCGAGGACGTGACGGAGGCGATCCGGGCCGCGGTGCTGGAGGAGCTGGCCGCGGTCGGGTTCTCGCGGATGTCGATCGAGGGGATCGCGCGGCGGGCCGGGGTCGGCAAGACGGCCGTGTACCGGCGCTGGAAGTCGAAGCTGCACCTGGTGCTGGACCTGGTCGGCGCCTTCGCCGTGGACGGCCTGCCGGTGCCGGCCACCGGATCGCTGTACGGGGACGTACGGGCCCTGCTGGAGGTGATGTCGCACGTGCTGCGGCATCCGGTGGCCTCGGCCGTGATCCCGGACCTGCTGGTCGAGGCGGCGCGGAATCCGGAGATCGCGGACGCCGTGCGCGGCGCGCTGCTGGAGGGGGAGCGGCGGATGGCGGAGGGGATCGTGTCGGAGGCGGTGGCCCGCGGGGAGCTGGCCGAGGGCACGGATCCGGGGCGGGCGCTCGACCTGGCGATCGGGCCGCTCTACTGGCGGCAGGTGGTGGTGCGCGACGCCGTTCCGGCCGGGTATCTGGACGACCTGGCCCGGTCGGTGGTGGCGGGGCTGACCGCCGCGGCGGGCTGA